The DNA window AAAACAAATACCAGGAACAAGCTCAAGCCTACGCCATGCTCAGCCCCATGTTGCTGTTACTGGCGATTTTTCTCATCTCGCCGATGGTAACGGGACTGATAATGAGTTTGTACAAAACCAGTCTCTCCGGCACAACAACTTTCGTGGGCTTGCGAAATTTCAAACTTTTGCTCACGGAAGAACGTTTTTTGACTAATTTG is part of the Calditrichota bacterium genome and encodes:
- a CDS encoding sugar ABC transporter permease; this translates as MIKNKYQEQAQAYAMLSPMLLLLAIFLISPMVTGLIMSLYKTSLSGTTTFVGLRNFKLLLTEERFLTNLRLTLIYVIGNISISLPLAYLLAMLITKKLRGATLLRGIFLLPW